In Roseomonas fluvialis, one genomic interval encodes:
- a CDS encoding GntR family transcriptional regulator yields MTRAPYLRLPKPRAGAQDRHDSLPHFVAAELREAILSGAIPPEALLRQEDIASRLGVSRPPVREALRQLAAEGLAESRPRRGYVVAALDPADIAEIFEIRALFEERIGQAAARHRSDADITAIEAEAAAMEALPAGTPEGGRAFALHNRRFHDRIRAASGRRVTGELLGVLANRVERYIRLGGQIANSRAQVNREHRDILAALRDGDADRLGLLLRLHVHDAGARLLRTLGKA; encoded by the coding sequence ATGACCCGTGCCCCCTATCTGCGCCTGCCCAAGCCGCGCGCCGGCGCGCAGGACCGCCACGACAGCCTGCCGCATTTCGTCGCGGCGGAACTGCGCGAGGCCATCCTGTCCGGCGCCATCCCGCCCGAGGCGCTGTTGCGGCAGGAGGACATTGCGTCGCGGCTCGGCGTCTCCCGTCCGCCGGTGCGCGAAGCGCTGCGGCAGTTGGCGGCAGAGGGCCTGGCGGAATCCCGCCCGCGGCGCGGTTATGTGGTTGCCGCCCTCGACCCCGCCGATATCGCCGAGATCTTCGAGATCCGCGCCCTGTTCGAGGAACGCATCGGCCAGGCCGCCGCGCGCCACCGCAGCGACGCCGACATCACCGCGATCGAGGCCGAGGCGGCGGCGATGGAGGCGCTGCCCGCCGGCACGCCCGAGGGCGGCCGCGCCTTCGCCCTGCACAACCGCCGCTTCCACGACCGAATCCGCGCCGCCAGCGGCCGGCGCGTCACCGGCGAATTGCTGGGCGTGCTGGCCAACCGCGTGGAACGCTACATCCGCCTCGGCGGGCAGATCGCCAACAGCCGCGCCCAGGTGAACCGCGAGCACCGCGACATCCTGGCCGCGCTGCGCGATGGCGACGCCGACCGTCTCGGCCTGCTGCTGCGGCTGCATGTACATGATGCCGGGGCGCGGCTGCTGCGCACGCTCGGGAAGGCCTGA
- a CDS encoding Bug family tripartite tricarboxylate transporter substrate binding protein, translating to MTTTTRRSALVLPATVALARPAFAQTFPTRPIRVIVPFAPGGTTDLMTRLVADNLGAPLGQQVVVENRAGAFGVIGADAVAKAPPDGYTLLAGSPGPMAVNGHVYRNLPYDPARDLCGVCMVANIPYVMAVPASLPVNTVQEFIALARARPGSLNFATSGMASRLTVEMFRAMAGGIELEMVQYRGGAPARTDLIAGRIQLVIEQAPAFLEDFRAGRLRPLAVGTKRRFSLLPDVPTMEEAGLAGYEANAWMGYGAPANTPIEIRRRLATEIDRIVKAPAISERLVSWGAEPLGGTPEDMDRMLAEDRERWGRVVQLAGIEKE from the coding sequence ATGACGACCACCACCCGCCGCAGCGCCCTTGTCCTGCCCGCCACCGTCGCGCTCGCGCGGCCGGCTTTCGCGCAGACCTTCCCGACCCGCCCGATCCGCGTGATCGTCCCCTTCGCCCCGGGCGGCACGACGGACCTGATGACGCGCCTGGTGGCGGACAACCTCGGCGCGCCGCTTGGCCAGCAGGTGGTGGTCGAGAACCGCGCCGGCGCCTTCGGTGTCATCGGCGCCGATGCGGTCGCGAAGGCGCCGCCGGATGGCTACACATTGCTCGCCGGCAGCCCCGGGCCGATGGCCGTGAACGGGCACGTCTATCGCAACCTGCCCTATGACCCGGCGCGCGACCTGTGCGGCGTCTGCATGGTGGCGAACATTCCCTACGTCATGGCGGTGCCGGCCTCGCTGCCGGTGAACACCGTGCAGGAGTTCATCGCCCTGGCGCGCGCGCGTCCGGGCAGCCTGAACTTCGCGACCTCCGGCATGGCGTCGCGGCTGACGGTCGAGATGTTCCGCGCCATGGCCGGCGGGATCGAGCTCGAGATGGTGCAGTACCGCGGCGGCGCGCCCGCGCGCACCGACCTCATCGCCGGGCGCATCCAGTTGGTGATCGAACAGGCGCCTGCTTTCCTCGAGGATTTCCGCGCCGGGCGGCTGCGTCCACTCGCGGTCGGCACGAAGCGCCGCTTCTCGCTGTTGCCGGATGTGCCGACGATGGAAGAGGCCGGGTTGGCGGGATACGAGGCGAATGCCTGGATGGGCTACGGCGCGCCGGCGAACACCCCGATCGAGATCCGCCGCCGCCTCGCAACCGAGATCGACCGCATCGTGAAGGCACCCGCGATCAGCGAACGCCTGGTTTCCTGGGGTGCGGAACCGCTCGGCGGCACGCCCGAGGACATGGACCGCATGCTCGCCGAGGATCGCGAGCGTTGGGGCCGTGTCGTCCAACTCGCGGGGATCGAGAAGGAGTAG
- a CDS encoding CaiB/BaiF CoA transferase family protein, translating into MTRGVLDGLRVVELGQVLAGPFAGAIFADLGAEVIKVEKPDGGDDARQMGAAFRHGDALNFHEFNRGKKSVTLDLKSEAGVAALHGLLADADIMLHNLRPGVAETLGIGPDAVTARHPRLIYCAMAAFGHVGPEKLRPGYEPLLQAFGGLSSITGEPDGPPVRMGASVVDQGTGMWTVLGALAMLERRHRTGRGGVVNTSLLETAVMWAGQKISGYVNTGSVPPRHASGHPNLVPYQAFDAADAPILVCCGNDRLFTRFAAELGHPEWPSDARFNTNRARLTHQGELLPMIAAIMRAVPRAEWLARLQRIGVPCAPVNSIPDVLAEPQVQAMGMVNQVPGEDFSLVSMPLSFDGERPCMQGPAPRLGADNALVAKRAAE; encoded by the coding sequence ATGACCAGGGGTGTTCTGGATGGGCTGCGCGTCGTCGAGCTTGGCCAGGTGCTGGCGGGGCCTTTCGCGGGCGCGATCTTCGCCGACCTCGGCGCCGAGGTCATCAAGGTCGAGAAACCCGATGGCGGCGACGATGCGCGCCAGATGGGCGCGGCGTTCCGCCACGGCGATGCGCTGAACTTCCACGAATTCAACCGCGGAAAGAAGTCGGTCACGCTGGACCTGAAGTCTGAAGCCGGCGTGGCGGCCCTGCATGGCTTGCTCGCCGACGCCGACATCATGCTGCACAACCTGCGCCCCGGCGTGGCGGAGACGCTGGGCATCGGGCCTGACGCGGTGACGGCGCGCCACCCGCGGCTGATCTACTGCGCCATGGCGGCCTTCGGCCATGTCGGGCCGGAGAAGCTGCGCCCGGGCTACGAGCCGCTGCTGCAGGCCTTCGGCGGGCTGTCGTCCATCACAGGCGAGCCCGACGGGCCGCCGGTGCGCATGGGCGCCTCCGTGGTGGACCAGGGCACGGGGATGTGGACCGTGCTGGGCGCGCTGGCCATGCTGGAACGGCGGCATCGCACCGGGCGCGGCGGGGTGGTGAACACATCGCTGCTGGAGACGGCGGTGATGTGGGCCGGACAGAAAATCAGCGGCTATGTGAACACCGGCAGCGTTCCGCCGCGCCATGCCTCCGGCCATCCGAACCTCGTGCCCTACCAGGCCTTCGATGCGGCGGATGCGCCAATCCTGGTGTGCTGCGGCAATGACCGGCTGTTCACGCGCTTCGCGGCCGAGCTCGGCCACCCCGAATGGCCCAGCGACGCGCGCTTCAACACCAACCGCGCGCGGCTGACGCACCAGGGCGAATTGCTGCCGATGATCGCGGCCATCATGCGTGCGGTGCCGCGCGCCGAATGGCTCGCGCGGCTGCAGCGCATTGGCGTGCCATGCGCGCCGGTGAACTCGATCCCCGACGTGCTGGCGGAACCGCAGGTGCAGGCGATGGGCATGGTGAACCAGGTGCCGGGCGAGGATTTCTCGCTGGTGTCGATGCCGCTGTCCTTCGATGGCGAGCGGCCATGCATGCAGGGGCCGGCGCCGCGGCTGGGCGCCGACAATGCGCTGGTGGCGAAGCGTGCGGCGGAATAG
- a CDS encoding Bug family tripartite tricarboxylate transporter substrate binding protein → MPLTRRAAFAALAGLPAVAAAQTAEPAWPARPIRFIVAFPAGSGTDVTTRLFADPIGAELGQPVVVDNRGGANGFIASEAVARARPDGYTFLWTANTTHGSNPALFRRLPYDPVADFAPVAVIGVGVLLVVVNNDLPVRSMQDLVAYARANPGRLNFASGSASSRVAGEMFKAQAGIDMVNVTYRSNPLGITDVIGGVAQVMFVDATTSAPHAREGRVRAIGVTSRQRVALLPEIPTVEEQGFPGYEMLSWNAVYAPAGTPAPIVLRMNRLINDVMARPATAERLTANGMVLRPGSPEDLATFQAAEIDKWKRLVTAAGIELQ, encoded by the coding sequence ATGCCCCTCACCCGCCGTGCCGCCTTCGCAGCGCTCGCCGGCCTGCCCGCCGTGGCGGCCGCACAGACCGCCGAGCCCGCCTGGCCCGCCCGCCCCATCCGCTTCATCGTGGCGTTTCCCGCCGGCAGCGGCACCGATGTGACCACGCGACTGTTCGCCGACCCGATCGGCGCGGAACTCGGCCAGCCAGTGGTCGTGGACAATCGTGGCGGCGCGAACGGCTTCATAGCGTCCGAGGCGGTCGCGCGCGCCAGGCCCGATGGCTACACCTTCCTGTGGACTGCCAACACGACGCATGGGTCGAACCCCGCGCTGTTCCGCCGCCTGCCCTATGATCCTGTGGCGGATTTCGCGCCGGTCGCGGTGATCGGCGTGGGCGTGCTGCTGGTGGTGGTGAACAACGACCTGCCGGTGCGATCGATGCAGGACCTGGTCGCCTATGCGCGCGCCAATCCGGGGCGGCTGAACTTCGCATCCGGCTCGGCCTCCTCGCGCGTCGCGGGCGAGATGTTCAAGGCGCAGGCCGGCATCGACATGGTGAACGTGACCTACCGGTCGAACCCGCTCGGCATCACCGATGTCATCGGCGGCGTGGCCCAGGTGATGTTCGTCGATGCGACCACCTCGGCGCCGCATGCGCGCGAGGGCCGGGTGCGCGCGATCGGCGTCACCAGCCGCCAGCGCGTGGCGCTGCTGCCGGAGATCCCGACGGTCGAGGAACAGGGCTTCCCGGGCTACGAGATGCTGTCCTGGAACGCGGTCTATGCGCCCGCCGGCACGCCAGCGCCGATCGTGCTGCGGATGAACCGGCTGATCAACGACGTCATGGCGCGCCCCGCCACGGCCGAGCGCCTGACCGCCAACGGCATGGTGCTGCGCCCGGGGTCGCCGGAGGACCTCGCGACCTTCCAGGCGGCGGAGATCGACAAGTGGAAACGCCTCGTGACGGCAGCCGGGATCGAACTGCAATGA
- a CDS encoding hydroxymethylglutaryl-CoA lyase — protein MPDLPKHVHFHEEGPREGFQIERGTFPLADRAALVDALSETGLDEIQVASFVSPKAVPQMADSEALFDTIKRKPGVRYDAVWLNERGYERARAATGVHITGRIALYASDAFALRNNNCTAAEMRARVDGWLDRYAADGVPMERALVMAAFGCNFEGSVDPARAVGELVWAWKTCRARGMASPRLYLADTMGWANPQSIRRAVGLLREALPEAEVGLHLHDTRGLGPANVMAALEMGVSHFDSSVAGLGGCPFAGHGDSRGAGNICTEDMVFLCHEMGIGTGIDLEALVEAARLAERIIGRPLPGRLMHAGTLTAYRQRRAAA, from the coding sequence ATGCCCGACCTGCCGAAGCACGTCCATTTCCACGAGGAAGGCCCGCGCGAGGGCTTCCAGATCGAACGCGGGACCTTCCCGCTGGCCGATCGCGCCGCGCTGGTCGATGCGCTGTCGGAGACCGGGCTGGACGAGATCCAGGTGGCGTCCTTTGTCTCGCCCAAGGCGGTGCCGCAGATGGCGGATTCCGAGGCGCTGTTCGATACTATCAAGCGCAAGCCCGGCGTGCGCTACGACGCCGTCTGGCTGAACGAACGTGGCTACGAACGCGCGCGCGCCGCGACGGGCGTGCACATCACCGGGCGCATCGCGCTTTATGCATCGGACGCCTTCGCGCTGCGCAACAACAACTGCACGGCGGCGGAGATGCGCGCGCGCGTCGATGGCTGGCTGGATCGCTACGCGGCCGATGGCGTGCCGATGGAACGCGCGCTGGTGATGGCGGCCTTCGGGTGCAATTTCGAAGGTTCGGTGGATCCGGCGCGCGCGGTCGGCGAGTTGGTGTGGGCCTGGAAAACCTGTCGCGCGCGCGGCATGGCCTCACCGCGACTGTATCTGGCCGATACCATGGGATGGGCGAACCCGCAGTCGATCCGCCGCGCGGTCGGTCTGCTGCGCGAGGCGCTGCCCGAAGCCGAGGTGGGGTTGCACCTGCACGACACCCGCGGACTTGGCCCTGCGAATGTGATGGCGGCGCTCGAGATGGGCGTGTCGCATTTCGACAGCTCGGTGGCCGGCCTGGGCGGCTGCCCCTTCGCGGGCCATGGCGATTCGCGCGGCGCGGGCAACATCTGCACCGAGGACATGGTCTTCCTGTGCCACGAAATGGGCATCGGGACCGGCATCGATCTGGAAGCGCTGGTCGAGGCGGCGCGCCTCGCGGAACGGATCATCGGCCGCCCGCTGCCGGGGCGCCTGATGCATGCCGGCACGCTCACGGCGTATCGGCAGCGACGGGCGGCGGCATGA
- a CDS encoding c-type cytochrome, giving the protein MAVAAVAFAPGLASAQAGDAAAGQRVFNQCRACHTPDQGGRNGVGPNLWGVVGRPAASIEGFRYSANMRELAAGGLAWNEDRLRAYITNPKAVVPQGSMSYPGLRNEEQLNNLIAYLNTLK; this is encoded by the coding sequence ATGGCTGTCGCAGCCGTGGCCTTCGCGCCGGGCCTGGCATCTGCCCAGGCGGGCGATGCCGCAGCGGGCCAGCGCGTGTTCAACCAGTGCCGAGCCTGCCACACGCCGGACCAGGGCGGGCGCAACGGCGTCGGCCCGAACCTGTGGGGCGTCGTGGGCCGTCCGGCCGCCTCGATCGAAGGGTTCCGGTACTCGGCGAACATGCGTGAGCTCGCCGCCGGCGGCCTGGCCTGGAACGAGGATCGTCTGCGCGCCTACATCACCAATCCGAAGGCGGTGGTGCCGCAGGGCAGCATGTCCTACCCGGGCCTGCGCAACGAGGAACAGCTGAACAACCTGATCGCCTACCTCAACACGCTGAAGTAG
- the hemC gene encoding hydroxymethylbilane synthase — protein MSEIAERPLAPLRIGTRASPLALWQARHFLSRIGGFCPMLQGDTAFEETALSTAGDRIQDRRLAEIGGKGLFAKEIHEALLDGRVDFAVHSLKDLETELPPGIVLACLLKREDARDAIVLGPDCGEPTRGDPLACLPHGALVGTASVRRQSQLLHARPDLRVETIRGNVQTRLRRLREGEFHATLLAYAGLKRLGLEAEAGVVLEAEEMVPAAGQGIVGITVREDDIALRELLHAIEDPAARAVAAAERALLAALDGSCRTPIGGHARILMDGQLYLTGLVARSDGSFLLRRRVSGAVADAERIGRELGDSLRRDSPADVLT, from the coding sequence CCGAACGCCCGCTGGCGCCCCTGCGAATCGGCACTCGCGCCTCGCCGCTCGCGCTGTGGCAGGCACGGCACTTCCTCTCGCGCATCGGCGGCTTCTGCCCGATGCTGCAGGGCGACACCGCCTTCGAGGAAACCGCGCTGTCGACCGCGGGCGACCGCATCCAGGACCGCCGGCTGGCCGAGATCGGCGGCAAGGGCCTGTTCGCCAAGGAGATCCACGAAGCGCTGCTGGACGGCCGCGTGGATTTCGCGGTGCATTCGTTGAAGGACCTCGAGACCGAATTGCCGCCCGGAATCGTGCTCGCGTGCCTGCTGAAGCGCGAGGATGCACGCGACGCGATCGTGCTTGGCCCCGACTGTGGCGAACCCACGCGCGGCGATCCGCTGGCCTGCCTGCCCCATGGCGCGCTGGTCGGCACCGCGTCCGTCAGGCGGCAATCGCAACTGCTGCACGCGCGCCCCGACCTGCGTGTCGAGACCATCCGCGGCAATGTCCAGACCCGCCTGCGCCGCCTGCGAGAGGGCGAGTTCCACGCCACGCTGCTGGCCTATGCGGGCCTCAAGCGCCTCGGGCTCGAGGCTGAGGCCGGCGTGGTGCTCGAGGCCGAGGAGATGGTCCCCGCCGCCGGCCAGGGTATCGTGGGCATCACGGTGCGCGAGGACGACATCGCGCTGCGCGAACTGCTGCACGCGATCGAAGACCCGGCCGCGCGCGCCGTCGCCGCCGCCGAGCGCGCGCTGCTCGCCGCGCTCGACGGGTCCTGCCGGACGCCGATCGGGGGGCATGCCCGCATTCTGATGGACGGCCAGCTCTATCTGACGGGGCTGGTGGCGCGCAGCGATGGGTCGTTCCTGCTGCGCCGGCGCGTCAGCGGTGCCGTCGCGGATGCCGAGCGGATCGGCCGCGAGCTCGGCGACAGCCTGCGCCGCGACAGCCCGGCCGATGTCCTGACCTGA